A stretch of the Sulfurospirillum sp. UCH001 genome encodes the following:
- a CDS encoding ABC transporter substrate-binding protein — protein MFWKKLLLMGYISCVCTVMASVDQYREDDSAQRALHKRDPRSHINIFLPAMPYVSVSRLINEGLVRLADNEQGWEYSLATQCEKKSATMYECDLRQGVKFQDGTAFNADAVINNFHYFMAQPINYTDIKNRLKGVTKLSEYKIRIELYKAYGMLFRDLARINFYTEAYLKKFAWRGSATGPNIEEAGPYGLGPYVLVEGVITGRKQTPQVILKANPHYWEKGYPKIETITLYTQLETDEALKMMTEHEGALDFMPIPFNKKIETMLSPYSKLVVLPSTNNFTLYFNLIKKDSPVFDKKVRQALNCALNQHNLLTFTYKQEGSLNKEALQTQECHLSSDEVFEALNNKHFKVVTQDSLLFLWKGIEYQLSHYNVTLHYTTTSDEKMVYDLLLSNNDTVQDWDILSQNTVDWYGRHPWLTFFNYQEGNPWSFVRDDALMQSYISEFFGLEQNTPEFNTLCEKIRERAKKEAYMLFVPTPHNVFAMNKELVFEPLGIGMQPFWKAMITDQHWSVRAEKGYPKALQIPILPKRLP, from the coding sequence ATGTTCTGGAAAAAACTACTGCTCATGGGATACATTAGTTGTGTATGTACCGTGATGGCAAGTGTGGATCAATACCGCGAAGATGACAGTGCGCAAAGAGCATTACACAAGAGAGATCCACGCTCTCATATCAACATTTTTTTACCTGCGATGCCTTACGTGAGTGTCTCACGTCTTATCAATGAGGGGTTGGTGCGACTTGCAGATAATGAACAAGGTTGGGAATATTCACTCGCAACACAGTGTGAGAAAAAAAGTGCCACTATGTATGAATGTGATTTACGCCAAGGGGTTAAATTTCAAGATGGAACAGCCTTTAATGCCGATGCGGTCATCAATAATTTTCATTATTTTATGGCTCAGCCAATTAATTACACCGATATTAAAAATCGCCTCAAGGGGGTGACAAAACTCTCTGAGTATAAGATACGTATAGAGCTTTATAAAGCCTATGGAATGCTCTTTCGCGATCTCGCGCGAATCAATTTCTATACCGAAGCGTATTTGAAAAAATTTGCATGGAGAGGGTCTGCCACAGGCCCTAACATCGAAGAAGCAGGACCTTATGGCTTAGGGCCTTATGTTTTAGTCGAGGGTGTCATCACAGGGCGAAAGCAGACACCGCAAGTGATTTTAAAAGCAAATCCTCATTATTGGGAAAAGGGGTACCCCAAAATAGAAACCATTACGCTTTATACCCAACTAGAAACAGATGAAGCGCTTAAAATGATGACAGAGCATGAGGGTGCACTTGATTTTATGCCGATACCGTTTAATAAAAAAATAGAAACGATGCTCTCACCATACTCAAAATTGGTTGTTTTACCTTCAACCAATAACTTTACACTCTACTTCAATCTCATCAAAAAAGACTCGCCTGTATTTGATAAAAAAGTCAGGCAAGCTCTTAACTGTGCGCTTAATCAACACAACCTTTTAACCTTTACCTATAAACAAGAAGGTTCGCTCAATAAAGAGGCGTTGCAAACACAAGAGTGTCATTTGAGTTCGGATGAGGTTTTTGAAGCACTAAATAATAAGCATTTTAAAGTTGTTACACAAGATTCGCTTCTCTTTTTGTGGAAAGGCATTGAGTATCAACTCTCCCATTACAACGTGACTTTACACTATACGACCACATCGGATGAGAAGATGGTGTATGATCTTTTGTTGTCTAACAATGATACCGTTCAAGACTGGGATATCTTAAGCCAAAACACGGTGGATTGGTATGGAAGACATCCGTGGCTTACATTTTTTAATTATCAAGAGGGAAACCCTTGGAGTTTTGTGCGAGATGATGCTTTGATGCAATCGTACATTTCAGAGTTTTTTGGGTTAGAACAAAATACCCCAGAATTTAATACCTTGTGTGAAAAGATACGTGAGCGTGCCAAGAAGGAGGCGTATATGCTTTTTGTACCCACCCCTCATAATGTGTTTGCAATGAACAAAGAGCTTGTGTTTGAGCCACTTGGCATTGGAATGCAGCCCTTTTGGAAGGCGATGATTACAGATCAACACTGGTCTGTGAGAGCTGAGAAAGGTTATCCTAAAGCGTTACAAAT
- a CDS encoding winged helix-turn-helix domain-containing protein, translated as MLRKKRLIVSYEEIEMSVWKEEFMSIAALRTLVKTLRRKLKNNHFIKNHSQTGYSFEA; from the coding sequence CTGTTACGCAAAAAACGCCTCATTGTCAGTTATGAAGAGATTGAGATGAGTGTATGGAAAGAAGAATTTATGAGTATTGCAGCACTCAGAACGCTCGTAAAAACGCTACGTAGAAAATTAAAAAACAATCACTTTATTAAAAACCATTCACAAACGGGATACAGTTTTGAAGCATAG
- a CDS encoding ABC transporter substrate-binding protein, with protein sequence MKHSLLWLCLTFVLYAANTPEYRVDESSTKALQVRDPRSHIKVFLPSMPYNYVSRLVNEGLVRLAENEQGWEYSLATSSVKLSPILYEFELRRNVRFQDGTPFNADSVIHNFNYFIRQPFNYTNIHNSLKSIEKISDYKIRLHLHKPYGMLFRDLARIYVYSEAYLKEFGWGGADTGANIKSAGPYGLGPYILTEGIVTGRKQTPEVILKANPYYWEEGIPSIETITFYTELDTQEALELALFKDGGLDFMQIPFNKKIETMLSPYAKLISMPSTNNFTIYFNLLKKDSAVSKKEVRQALNCVLNQKNLLDFTYKKEGALNSSALEENRCLLEHEAIEKLLRGLKLNVVTQDSLLFLWKGIEYQLSHYDVTFEYSITNSEKEIYDLVQQNHTRVQNWDMLIQGTQDYYGRHPWPIFIRYQEGNPWSFVQGDALMQSYIEQFFLVEQDDPKFLELSALIKARAKEEAYMLFVPTPNAVFAMNKELVFEPLGIGMQPFWKAKITDQHWSIRGEKPYPKELQIPILPKRLP encoded by the coding sequence TTGAAGCATAGCTTGCTATGGCTTTGTTTAACATTCGTACTGTACGCAGCCAATACGCCTGAGTATCGTGTGGATGAAAGCTCTACGAAGGCTTTACAGGTACGAGACCCAAGGTCGCATATCAAAGTTTTTTTACCCTCCATGCCATACAACTACGTTTCACGTTTGGTAAATGAAGGGCTTGTGAGATTAGCGGAAAACGAACAAGGTTGGGAGTATTCACTTGCAACATCCAGTGTCAAACTCTCACCCATACTCTATGAGTTTGAGTTGCGTCGTAATGTACGGTTTCAAGATGGAACGCCTTTTAATGCCGATTCGGTCATACACAATTTTAACTATTTTATACGCCAACCTTTTAATTACACCAATATTCACAACTCACTGAAATCAATTGAAAAAATTTCGGATTATAAAATTCGTTTGCATCTGCACAAACCCTATGGTATGCTCTTTCGTGATCTTGCCCGTATTTATGTCTATTCGGAAGCCTACTTAAAAGAGTTTGGTTGGGGCGGAGCAGATACGGGAGCAAATATCAAAAGTGCAGGACCTTATGGGCTTGGACCTTACATTTTGACTGAAGGCATTGTGACAGGAAGAAAACAGACGCCAGAAGTCATTTTAAAAGCTAATCCTTATTATTGGGAAGAGGGCATTCCTAGTATTGAGACGATTACATTTTATACGGAATTAGATACGCAAGAAGCCCTAGAATTGGCTCTTTTTAAAGATGGTGGGCTTGATTTTATGCAAATCCCTTTCAATAAAAAGATAGAGACGATGCTCTCTCCTTATGCGAAATTAATCTCAATGCCTTCAACGAACAATTTTACGATCTATTTTAATTTACTCAAAAAAGACTCAGCAGTTTCCAAAAAAGAGGTCAGACAAGCACTCAATTGTGTTCTCAATCAAAAAAATTTACTGGATTTTACCTATAAAAAAGAGGGTGCACTAAACTCAAGTGCACTTGAAGAAAATAGGTGCTTACTTGAGCATGAAGCGATTGAAAAGCTTCTGCGCGGTTTGAAATTGAATGTTGTAACACAAGATTCGCTTCTTTTTTTATGGAAAGGGATTGAATATCAGCTTTCTCATTACGATGTCACCTTTGAGTATAGTATTACCAACAGCGAAAAAGAGATTTACGATTTGGTACAGCAAAATCATACCCGTGTACAAAATTGGGACATGCTGATACAAGGAACACAAGATTATTATGGAAGGCATCCATGGCCTATTTTTATTCGTTATCAAGAGGGTAATCCTTGGAGTTTTGTGCAAGGTGATGCTTTGATGCAATCGTACATCGAACAATTTTTTCTTGTCGAACAAGATGACCCCAAATTTTTAGAGCTGAGTGCGCTTATTAAAGCGCGTGCGAAAGAGGAGGCGTATATGCTTTTTGTCCCAACTCCCAATGCCGTTTTTGCAATGAACAAAGAGCTAGTGTTCGAACCACTGGGTATTGGGATGCAGCCTTTTTGGAAAGCTAAGATTACTGATCAGCATTGGTCAATTAGGGGAGAGAAGCCTTATCCTAAAGAGCTTCAAATTCCTATTTTACCAAAACGGTTGCCTTAA
- a CDS encoding response regulator: MELWMEKLKSLRLLYAEDEDGIRKPMANTLSYYLKEVIEARNGEEGLSLYDEQRPDIILTDLRMPVKDGLYMVKEIRKTDKKTPILMITAHTDKEYLLSAIELKIEKYLIKPVALDELLSALRLCIEEIESDRTLFFECGGCKFDFKTNLSFMKMVTKLN, from the coding sequence ATGGAACTTTGGATGGAAAAACTCAAATCATTACGACTCTTGTATGCTGAAGATGAAGATGGCATTCGCAAACCCATGGCAAATACACTCTCGTACTATCTAAAAGAGGTTATTGAGGCACGTAATGGGGAAGAGGGACTTTCTCTTTATGATGAACAGCGCCCTGATATTATCTTAACAGACCTTAGAATGCCTGTAAAAGATGGGCTTTATATGGTTAAAGAAATTCGTAAAACCGATAAAAAAACGCCTATTTTGATGATTACGGCACATACGGATAAAGAGTATTTGTTGAGCGCCATTGAATTAAAAATTGAAAAATATCTTATCAAACCTGTTGCACTTGATGAGCTTTTAAGTGCACTTAGACTTTGTATCGAAGAGATAGAATCTGATAGAACGCTTTTTTTTGAGTGCGGTGGATGCAAATTTGATTTTAAAACAAACTTATCATTCATGAAGATGGTAACGAAATTGAACTGA